CAGGCAGCTCACACCGGCGTACGGGCTCGGCGGTCTGACAAAAAGTCACGAGAACAGAAGCAAATTCATAGCCTGGCAGCTCCGAGCGAGTTCAGATAGCTGAATTTATTCAGTTACCTGTAGAGGAAGCTCTTGTCGTGGAGGCTGACGAGGAGCGTGGACGACCGGAgctgccccaccgccgccgccaccgtctcgCCGAGCTCCCCCTCCCGCACCACGATCTCCAccctggcctcctcctcccgcTGCTCCAGCACGGATTGAGCAACGCCGCCCACGGATCGAGCACCGCCGCCCACGAATCGAGCACCGCCGCCACGAATCGAGCACCCCGGCTGCTAAAAATGTCACCTTTGACCGACGAGAGGGAGGAGCGGCCGGCCGGAGGAGGGGATTAGGACGGGGAGAGCTGGAAGCTCGGTGGTGGTGCGGCGGCGTCCTGGTGGCGCTGGGTGGCGTGGTCGCCGGAGGAAGAGGCGATTGGGACGGGGAGAGCTGGAAGCTCGGTGGTGGTGCGGCGGCGTCCTGGTGGCGCTGGGTGGCGTGGTCGCCGGAGGAAGAGGCGGTCTCGATGGGTCGTCCTCATCCAGCTGCTCCAGCTCGTGGATGAGCGCCAAGGTGGGGGTTGTCGGAGCTGGCGGTAGGCGGGGTGAGGTCGACGAATCTGGGGTGGGGAGGAGGCGAGTGGTAGCCGGTGGCCTGTCGGGGAGAGAGCGAGTGCGAGGGGCAAAAGAGGAAAGCAGAGAAATATTACAACGTGATGAAAAATGAACTGGTTATCTCCGGCGACAATTATTtcggaaacagagggagtacaaaaagaTCGTAATAAATGTAAAATAATCCATCATGTCAACGAAGGCATAAGCCAAAGGGAGTTGTGCCAATCCAGCACCCGGTAGTCAGCTCCAGCTTGTTCTTGATTTGACCGTACGAATCTGTCCGTGGTATTTGTTCGCACGTGGAAACGCCACACGGGAACCATCCCCTGTTCGGGTTCCCAGCTATCGTACCCGTACTCATCGCTGGTCATCCAGTAGACGCAGTCGCGCTTCAACCACGGCGGGGACGACGCCGTAGGCAGCACCGAGTACCGACACCGACTGCGCGCGATTGGCGATGAGCAGGGCGCGGCCGCCCAGGTCGGAGACCACGGTCCACGGCTCCCCGGCCGTATACCTTTGCACAATGACGCGCCGCTGCTGCATTTCCTGGATTATCACCATATACATCTGCGAGagcgccccgccgccgtcgtcgtcgtcggacAAGATGACGACGTGCCTACGTTCCCCGAAGGTGACCTTGCAGAGGGACATGCCGCAGCTCATTCTCACTAAGGGCTCCAGCGTGGGGACGGGCGCGCTCATGTCCAGGACCCACACCCAGTCGGGCGTCAGCACGTAGTACACGCCGGATCGTTGGCAGCAGGCGATGTCGAAGTGCTCGTCCTCGCCGGCAGGGAAGAAGCCTGGTTCCTGCCATTCCCACCGGTCCCACCCGGCCCTGGTGAATGTCAAGGCCAGCCCCTGCCTCTGCCGAGGTGCGCGGTGGAGGGCCGCGGCGCTGTGGGCGTAGCTGCTCCCGCGCGCGCGCGGCGGCCTGACCGAGAACGCCACCTTGTGGATGGTGTGCTCACGGCCGAGGAGCATGTCGTCGAAGTCGTCTGGAGCTTGGGACGCGAAGTAGGGGTCGACCAAGCCGAGGCCTTGCAGGCGCCGGACCTCCGTGTTGCGCGGGAGCGGCGGCAAGCATGCCGCCACCTGTAGCGTCAGGCCGTTTACCAGCCGTACAACCGAATCGGAGTCGGCGACGGCGACCCACCCGCCGCTGGAGCCAACGCAGCGCAGCCCCGAGCCGACGGCGTGGAGTGTTAAGGggttggaggtggtggtggtgccgcTGCATGAGTCGACGATGGATCGCAGGGGCAAGGAGCGGCACGGTATTGTAGCAGGGATGACGACTAAAGGGGACGGAATGGACGTCACGCGGCCGGCGGGGAGCGCTGCCCTCCATGACCGGCACACGGCGCGGAAGCATATGCGCCCTAGCACGTCGAGGCGGTCGCCAATGCACCTGGCCAGATCGCAAGGAAGCCCGGAGCCCCGCGAGCCCCTGTGGTTGCTCGAGTTTTCCATCCAATCAAGGCCGGACTGGCTAGTGGAGTATACGTGTGAACGTTTCGCTTCGGACCCTCTCTTACTTTTTTGCATATATAATGCACTGTACATGTTCACGGTCTCACCGAACACCACTGGAATTAGGACACGTACATGCGTACCAACCACGCCACGGACACGGATCATGCACCTACGCACACGAGCTAGATTCCGTTTCATGCACGAGTTGCTTGTTTTTTTTTAAGGAACGGAAGAGTTTTTTTTTCTAGACAAGGGAAGAGTTTGATTGATCAAGAAGAGGGGTCCGTAGGCCTCGAAAGCAAGACATTTCCGAATATCCATTTCTGACCACACACTCATCTGCGCCCACGCTGATGAAAAAAATCATAACAAATATTAGAAAAGTTTAAAAAATTCCAAATAACAATTTCATAGTAGCTAATTTGATGCATGAGGTCCGCTTTAATTTTTAGAACATTTGGACATTTGATCAGTCTCGGTAAAAAGACAAATTTAGGGTCTGTAAAATAGTGTACTGTTCATGTACTGTTCTGatccgatttgtctttttttgctgagagctactcaggtgtccaaatgatctgaaaattggaGCGGAGCTCACGCAAtaaattatctaccatgcaaaaaaaatgaacttttttgaattttttttgaattattctctgaccgggtgcagatgagcctcaACACCGAATTGTTGCAGTTCATTcaataaaaaggaagaaaagagggaAGAAAGATTTGTGTGCAGTAAAGCTTGATATGCATAAGGCGTATGATCATGTCGATTGAAATTTCTTGGAACAAATGAGCTGAAACTGGGATTTGCCCCGAGATGGGTCAATATGATGATGGCTTGCATAACTTCGATAAAGTATAAGATAAGATTTAATGAATCAGAAGTCGATACTATCACCTAAGAGAGGTTTGAGATAGCGCCATATTTGTTTCTCTCGTGTGGGGAGGGATTGTCACAAATGCTTTTATGTGTAGAAAGAAGAGGAGACTTGAAGGAGGTTAAGGTTTGCAGAGATGCGATTCCAGTGTCTCACTTGTTATTTGCTAACTACTCGCTTATTGTTATGACCGTAGATCGTAAAAATGCGCTCACTCCGAAACATATTCTAGATACTTGCTATTTGAGTTCAGGCCGGATGGTGAGTGATCCAAAATGCAACATTTATTTTAGTCCAAATACTGAGGTAAATGCAAAAGCGGAAGTGTGCCAAATCCTGAATATAATGACAAAATTGCTTAATGAAAAATATATTAGTCTTCCAACCATGGTGGGAGCTGATAAGGCTGAGTGTTCTCAATATATGGTTGACAAGGTATGTGTCATTATTCAGGGATTGAAGGAGAAGTTCTTGTCTTATGGGTGGAAGGGGACTCTTATAAATCAATTGCTCATGCTATGCCATCTTTGCAATGACGGTATTCAAAATTCCTAAAAAAACTCAAAGGAATCTCTAATGATATTGCGGGGTATTGGTGGGGGTAATGAACAAGATAAGAGAGGATGCACTGGATGCCATGGTGAAAACTTTGCTTGCCAAAACTGAGTGGTGGAATGGGCTTTAGGGAGCTTCACTGCTTTAACTTGGCTATGTTGGCTAAACACTGTTGGATGCTAATGGAGTACCCAGGTTCCCTTTGTGCTACTGTTCTTAGAGCAAATCCAGACAGAAATTTATTGACAGCAAAAAATGAAGAGCGGCGCATCATTTACCTAGCAAAGTATCATGTCACAGTTATAAGCTTTTAAGAGGGGGTATGTATCGTGAGCAGGTGATGGAACTCAAATTGATATTTGGTGTGGTAGTTGGATACCgaatcatcatgatcatcatgttgTTACTCCAAGGTGTTAATTTGGTGCACAAATTTAATGATTTAATAAACCAATTTCAAGTGAGTGGGACGAGGAGCTAGTGAGGTGTAAATTTTGGCCAATTGAAACTCCAGAAATATTGTCAATCCCCTTAGCGGATAATCGGGAAGATTTTGTGGCATGGCTTAACTTAAAAAAAGGAATTTTTGTATTGAATCAGTGTACTATGGAGAGTGGTCTCATAAGTTCATAAATAACATTGTTTACGTGGAGGCTGTCGGTGGATCGACAAACCCTGAGGTTTGGGATGTAATCAGGAAAGCAAATGTATCACCAAAAGTTAAAAATTTCAATTGGCGAGTGATAAAGGATTCAATACCATGTGCAGGAATTCTGGCTAAAAGGTATGCTAGTGATTCTGGACAGTGTCTATTGTGCCTGTTGGGTTTTGAGGATTCAAATCATATGCTTCTTACATGTCAACGAGCTAAGAAAATTTGGAAAGAGCTAGGACTCAAAGATGAACTGGAGAAGGCTTTAAGTACGGATCGTGCTGGGGCCATTGTGCTGGAGGAGTTGCTAAAAACGTCCATGCAGTGTCCTTGTCCCCGGAGATCAGTATTCGCGAGCTAGTTCTCAATATGGCATAGTTCATATGGTGGGAAAGACGACAATTAACAAATGGTGAAAATGTGCAACCTATCATGCGGGCTGTAATGTCTATTAGTGTGCTTGAATTACACGAGGattatgaagaaaacaatagctaAATCGAGGGTGTGTTGGAACAGACCACCTGAAGTCATATATATGGTTAATATTGATCATTCTAGTTGCACCCCTTATGTGTAGGATTTATCTCTTCCTATTCTAGTACGCGTAGGAGTAGTTGGTTTACAAGGGCTTAGTGCTTGCCGCAAGCTCACCACTTAACCATATCCAAATAAGTATTTTTAGTCTTGATATCCTTGGTAATGTTATTGCTGAGTTTCAATGACACACAGATACCCCCCACAACACCAAAGGCAGGTACAGGTAAAGTGATGTTTTAACGTGACCATGATGTTTGTTCTATTTGGAGTTCCTCTTCTTCGACAATGATAATAGGGTGGGTTACCGATTGGTAGCCTGAAATTAGCAGGCTAgaagttttatttatttatttggggcCTCTTCTGGCAATTGGCATCTTATCCGTACCCGGATCCTCTCTTATTGTATGATGATCGTTACAGATTGGTGGTTTATGATACTTATGTTGTTCTTTCCCCTAtgttgtggcgattgtaagccaacttaaCGCTTGTGTCCTCGTCTATTCATTTGATATTGTATTGGTTGTGATGTCCACCTTGTTACTAACAAGTGACACTTGCGTGTATGATACTAATCATATCTGGGGGCGTCTCCAATATGTGATGTTATCCATAGCAAGGATTGCAAAGTCTTCGTTCAGGCTAGGACAACATGTTGGGCATTACATTTCAGCTCAGCAATATTTCATGATTGCATGATCCAAGATGGTGCTTTTGATGAGGTAACATATCAACTATGTCCAAAAGAGGGCCAATGTGGTAGCTCATGAGGTAGCTAAATCTGTTTCAATTAGATATGAATCTTGTACTTAGATCGATGAACCCCCTAGATTCCCTTGGAATGCTCTCATAAATGATGTAACTTTGATTGGGAATGAATAAATGATCTAGAGGGCTTACCTTgcaaaacagaaaggcatgtctaCATGAAAGATGAAAATTTCGCTGAAGAATGTGCCTTCCTATTTAACCTTCACCGCTCATGGTCGAAGATGACTAGCTGGAACAAAGCTTTCTTCCCGACAATCTCCTTCAAGATAGAGACATGACCGGTGATCCTATTTCAAGAGTTCTAGTGATTAATCACCTCAAGGAAGTCACGGATAATAAGAACCTATGATGCATGAAGATCTACATGCAAAGAGAGAGCCTCACTAACCGGTGATGCTTCAAAAATAGCAGGGGTAATAATACCTTATAGCACCATGGCCGAtccctgctacttgtgagttgcgttgggactgcctcgaagaggagagaatgatgcagtatgatagagataagtatttatctcaattatgaaaccaaggttattaatccaataggagaaccaagcaatgactcattaacagcacctgcacacaaacaacaaatacttgcaacccaatgcgaacaaggggttgtcaatcccttaacagTTACgggcaagattaaattgtatagtttttgatagatagatcggaCAAAATTAAAATAAACTCAATAAAAGAAAATTGCAACAACGTATTTTTGGTTTAAATATAtggtaaaagatagacccaggggccattgtgttcactagaggcttctctcttgaaaatagcatacggtgggtaaacaaattactgttgagcaattgatagaaaagcaaataattatgatcatatccaaggcaatgataatgtatataggctgaaggaaatatgccctagaggcaataataaagttgttatttatatttccttatatcatgataaatgtttattattcatgctagaattgtattaaccggaaacttagtacatgtgtgaatacataaacaaacagagtgtccctagtatgcctctacttgacaagctcgttaatcaaagatggttaagtttcgtaaccatagacatgtgttgtcatttgattaatggaatcacatcattagagaatgatgtgatggacaagacccatctgttagcttagcataatgatcatttagttttcttgctactgcttccttcatgacttatacatgttcctctaactatgagattatgtaactcccgaataccggaggaacacttagtgtgctattaaacctcacaacgtaactcagtgattataaagatgctctacaggtgtctccaaaggtgtttgttgagtttgcatagatcaagattatgatttgtcactctgtgtatcggagaggtatatctgggccctctcggtaatgcacatcattataagccttgcaagcagtgtgactaatgagttagttgcgggatgatgcattacagaacaagtaaagagacttgccggtaatgagattgaactaggtatgatgataccgacgatcgaatctcgggcaagtaacataccgatgacaaaaggaacaacgtatgttgttatgcggtttggccgataaagatcttcgtagaatatgtaggagccaatatgagcatctaggttccgctattggttattgatcagagatgtgtctcggtcatgtctacatagttctcgaacccatagggtccgcacgcttaatgcactacaaaaaaagacacatccgtgacattttgggccgaatgaaatttttttctgtcatacacatGACACTTCTAtaacaataattgtgacaaaacccggtatcataatagatgtggcgggctcctacttctatgacaaaaaatcatgacagaaaatgggcttttcatcctgggcgggccggagacgcagctgcatgacattctttgggccgtccataacggaaaaaaccgtggtagaagcgagggggaggaaaatttcgaggagttgccagttacggtgggaggtcgggggcgaagcgatgcgcgtttctctcgtacgtacgcgcgtgtgtgcgaggcgttggctctaactgaacccgagcgaggcattggcctctaactgaaccagagcaattgcactgcaggctacgcgttactgaacccgagcgatcgatcgatggctgttaactgaacccgatggagcgattccttcgctactgctgctaactgaNNNNNNNNNNNNNNNNNNNNNNNNNNNNNNNNNNNNNNNNNNNNNNNNNNNNNNNNNNNNNNNNNNNNNNNNNNNNNNNNNNNNNNNNNNNNNNNNNNNNNNNNNNNNNNNNNNNNNNNNNNNNNNNNNNNNNNNNNNNNNNNNNNNNNNNNNNNNNNNNNNNNNNNNNNNNNNNNNNNNNNNNNNNNNNNNNNNNNNNNNNNNNNNNNNNNNNNNNNNNNNNNNNNNNNNNNNNNNNNNNNNNNNNNNNNNNNNNNNNNNNNNNNNNNNNNNNNNNNNNNNNNNNNNNNNNNNNNNNNNNNNNNNNNNNNNNNNNNNNNNNNNNNNNNNNNNNNNNNNNNNNNNNNNNNNNNNNNNNNNNNNNNNNNNNNNNNNNNNNNNNNNNNNNNNNNNNNNNNNNNNNNNNNNNNNNNNNNNNNNNNNNNNNNNNNNNNNNNNNNNNNNNNNNNNNNNNNNNNNNNNNNNNNNNNNNNNNNNNNNNNNNNNNNNNNNNNNNNNNNNNNNNNNNNNNNNNNNNNNNNNNNNNNNNNNNNNNNNNNNNNNNNNNNNNNNNNNNNNNNNNNNNNNNNNNNNNNNNNNNNNNNNNNNNNNNNNNNNNNNNNNNNNNNNNNNNNNNNNNNNNNNNNNNNNNNNNNNNNNNNNNNNNNNNNNNNNNNNNNNNNNNNNNNNNNNNNNNNNNNNNNNNNNNNNNNNNNNNNNNNNNNNNNNNNNNNNNNNNNNNNNNNNNNNNNNNNNNNNNNNNNNNNNNNNNNNNNNNNNNNNNNNNNNNNNNNNNNNNNNNNNNNNNNNNNNNNNNNNNNNNNNNNNNNNNNNNNNNNNNNNNNcgtttcgaccgtaggaggtccgtttcctccgttttgcagtacgccacacccctcccgatcaataggaccccgtttccaccgtaggaggtccatttcctccattttgcggtacgccacacccctcccaatcaacaggacccccgtttcgaccgtaggaggtccgtttcctccgttttgcggtacgccaggcccctcccgatcaacaggaccctgtttcgaacgtggccggtcgaacacaaggccatttcctccgttgtgcggtacgccaggcctcgtttccatcgcctgttccgtccaagccctcccgatgaacacgaccacgcattccgttccgacccagccggttggctcccacgcgttccgttgcctcccgatgaacatgacgcgtttcgttgcctccccatgaacacgacgacgacgctgtttctccgttccaacccagccatgtacatatgcgcgataggcgttacagaccctgcccgtatgtatgtacgtggccgtattttctttcttgcaccctcgccgatgtacgtacgtgtacatgctacgtgcgcgcctctactatgacacgtgcgcgcctctacatctacgacacgtgcgcgcctctacatcgaccagtatgtacgtacacgtttgcgaccagaatgacaacgctacatacgcttcgaccaggtgggtcccgactgtcaggcacttccttgcttgcgaagatgtagctggtgggtcccagcagtcaggggggcgaatcatttttttttcccggacgcacttccttgcgtgtgaagatgtagctggtgggtcccagtagtcagggggtgaatagttttttttgcccggacgcacttccttgcatgcgaaggtgtagctggtgggtcccaatagtcagggaggaaacattttttcgcgaaatatggtggcccgtccggtgggtccccgctgtcaggtggaggaataattattttacgcgtaataagga
Above is a window of Triticum aestivum cultivar Chinese Spring chromosome 6B, IWGSC CS RefSeq v2.1, whole genome shotgun sequence DNA encoding:
- the LOC123136865 gene encoding uncharacterized protein; this encodes MENSSNHRGSRGSGLPCDLARCIGDRLDVLGRICFRAVCRSWRAALPAGRVTSIPSPLVVIPATIPCRSLPLRSIVDSCSGTTTTSNPLTLHAVGSGLRCVGSSGGWVAVADSDSVVRLVNGLTLQVAACLPPLPRNTEVRRLQGLGLVDPYFASQAPDDFDDMLLGREHTIHKVAFSVRPPRARGSSYAHSAAALHRAPRQRQGLALTFTRAGWDRWEWQEPGFFPAGEDEHFDIACCQRSGVYYVLTPDWVWVLDMSAPVPTLEPLVRMSCGMSLCKVTFGERRHVVILSDDDDGGGALSQMYMVIIQEMQQRRVIVQRYTAGEPWTVVSDLGGRALLIANRAQSVSVLGAAYGVVPAVVEARLRLLDDQR